In Scyliorhinus canicula chromosome 8, sScyCan1.1, whole genome shotgun sequence, one DNA window encodes the following:
- the LOC119969973 gene encoding 60S acidic ribosomal protein P1-like codes for MASTSELACIYSALILHDDEVTATELNALIKTAGVTIEPFWPSRFAKALANIDVNNLFCNVSAGSSAPAAAAVGSTAAPVAAEEQKEEKKQAESEESDDDMGFGLFD; via the coding sequence atggcctccacctcggAACTCGCCTGTATCTACAGCGCGCTCATCCTGCACGACGACGAGGTCACTGCCACCGAACTTAATGCCCTGATTAAAACAGCTGGTGTGACCATTGAGCCTTTCTGGCCTAGTCGGTTTGCCAAGGCATTGGCTAATATTGACGTCAATAATCTGTTCTGCAACGTTAGTGCTGGTAGCAgtgccccagctgctgcagcagttgGTTCCACCgctgcccctgttgctgctgaagagcaaaaggaagagaagaaacaggcagaatctgaagagtctgacgatgacatgggctttggtctctttgattaa